One window of Leifsonia sp. AK011 genomic DNA carries:
- a CDS encoding DUF2975 domain-containing protein, whose translation MTSTLQPKPADRVALIITVVLGAVAGVVTIVQAVIRIIRIVPNRDVPVTVAFADTPATLPVGPGGSPVAVVPQQVEILASDMAPITVFSLIAAEVIYALAVVTAIVCVSLAIRNIIRGRAFSTANVGLVGTLTFVVAIGWILTWLFSTMGANGAASALAGEYPENTAIPIALVVPFAIAALGALSAAFVAGNRLQRETEGLV comes from the coding sequence ATGACATCAACACTCCAGCCCAAGCCAGCCGACCGGGTGGCACTCATCATCACCGTCGTGCTCGGGGCCGTCGCGGGTGTCGTGACGATCGTGCAGGCCGTGATCCGCATCATCCGGATCGTGCCGAACAGGGATGTCCCGGTCACCGTGGCCTTCGCAGACACCCCCGCAACGCTCCCCGTCGGCCCCGGCGGCTCGCCGGTGGCCGTCGTGCCGCAGCAGGTCGAGATCCTGGCGAGCGACATGGCGCCCATCACGGTCTTCTCGCTCATCGCCGCCGAAGTCATCTACGCCCTTGCCGTCGTGACCGCGATCGTGTGCGTGTCGCTCGCGATCCGCAACATCATCCGCGGCCGCGCTTTTAGCACCGCCAATGTCGGCCTCGTCGGCACGCTCACGTTCGTGGTCGCGATCGGGTGGATCCTCACGTGGTTGTTCAGCACGATGGGGGCCAACGGCGCGGCATCCGCCCTCGCTGGCGAGTACCCCGAGAACACGGCCATCCCCATCGCGCTCGTGGTGCCCTTCGCCATCGCAGCACTGGGCGCACTGTCCGCGGCGTTCGTTGCCGGGAACCGACTGCAGCGCGAGACGGAGGGACTGGTCTGA
- a CDS encoding phosphotransferase, with the protein MHRLLTELVEPFDRMPEDAAVDLLEAEWGLTPHTLERLDTERDDTFRFDSDGLPYVLKVAHPGDDHALIDLQLAALAHAAAADPGLPLQRVVPSRGGSAWVAVDGRAARVFAWMDGTLARGTEPTHAQLRATGRMLGRLNLALRGFGHAASGRELAWDLQRLPALRELAVDAPAMLEIIDRFEIDVLPALERMPQQVIHNDFHPGNLLVDTSDDGYVTGILDFGDVVHSGRVNDLGVALAYLPMGSSPSEAALPFVDGFESVVPLLPEERALLPHLVSARLVQRRLLNELFEQ; encoded by the coding sequence GTGCACCGCCTGCTCACGGAGCTCGTGGAGCCGTTCGACCGCATGCCCGAGGACGCGGCGGTGGACCTCCTCGAGGCCGAGTGGGGTCTCACGCCCCACACGCTCGAGCGACTCGACACGGAGCGGGATGACACGTTCCGATTCGACTCGGACGGCCTCCCGTACGTGCTCAAGGTCGCGCACCCTGGCGACGATCACGCCCTGATCGACCTGCAGCTCGCCGCACTCGCTCACGCGGCGGCCGCGGACCCAGGGCTCCCACTCCAGCGGGTCGTGCCCTCACGCGGCGGGTCCGCGTGGGTCGCGGTCGACGGCCGCGCGGCACGCGTCTTCGCGTGGATGGATGGCACGCTCGCGCGCGGTACGGAGCCGACGCACGCGCAACTGAGGGCGACCGGGCGGATGCTCGGGCGGTTGAACCTCGCCCTGCGCGGGTTCGGGCACGCGGCATCCGGGCGGGAGCTCGCGTGGGACCTGCAGCGACTGCCCGCACTCCGCGAACTCGCCGTCGACGCGCCCGCCATGCTCGAGATCATCGACCGCTTCGAGATCGACGTGCTGCCCGCGCTCGAGCGGATGCCACAGCAGGTGATCCACAACGACTTCCACCCCGGCAATCTCCTCGTGGACACCAGCGATGACGGTTACGTCACGGGCATCCTGGATTTCGGCGATGTTGTGCACAGCGGGCGCGTGAACGACCTCGGGGTCGCGCTCGCGTACCTGCCGATGGGGTCGAGCCCCTCGGAGGCCGCGCTGCCCTTCGTTGACGGTTTCGAGTCGGTTGTGCCCCTGCTGCCGGAGGAACGCGCGCTGCTTCCGCACCTCGTGTCGGCGCGGCTCGTGCAGCGGCGGTTGTTGAACGAGCTCTTCGAGCAGTGA
- a CDS encoding Rossmann-like and DUF2520 domain-containing protein, whose translation MTAAGRLGVGIIGAGRVGPVLGAGLSAAGHAITGIATLTESNRERAQAMLPDAPILEIPQLIERSELVLLAIPESQIEALVAGLAATGTWQPGQLLMHTAAGLGYGVLQPATLQGVIPLAVHPAMSFTGTSMDLVRLRESFCAVTAPTPVLPIAQALVVELGAEPFVVAEADRAAYAEAISTATSFSSEIVRQSIDLLAGIGLEAPGAVIAPLVRSAVENALHSPPTAAQFPPDPDFP comes from the coding sequence GTGACCGCGGCCGGCCGGCTCGGGGTCGGCATCATCGGTGCAGGCCGCGTAGGGCCCGTGCTCGGGGCTGGTCTCTCGGCGGCCGGGCATGCCATCACGGGCATCGCGACCCTCACCGAGTCCAACCGCGAGCGCGCGCAGGCGATGCTTCCGGATGCCCCGATCCTTGAGATCCCTCAGCTCATCGAGCGCAGCGAACTTGTGCTCCTCGCCATCCCCGAGTCGCAGATCGAGGCGCTCGTCGCCGGTCTCGCCGCGACCGGTACGTGGCAGCCGGGCCAGCTCCTGATGCACACCGCGGCCGGTCTCGGCTACGGGGTGCTCCAGCCGGCGACCCTGCAGGGCGTGATTCCGCTCGCCGTGCATCCGGCGATGTCCTTCACGGGGACGAGCATGGACCTCGTGCGACTGCGGGAGAGCTTCTGTGCGGTGACCGCCCCGACCCCGGTTCTGCCCATCGCCCAGGCACTCGTCGTCGAGCTCGGCGCGGAACCCTTCGTGGTGGCCGAGGCCGATCGTGCCGCGTACGCGGAGGCGATTTCCACAGCCACGAGCTTCTCCTCGGAGATCGTCCGCCAGTCGATCGACCTTCTCGCCGGCATCGGTCTCGAGGCCCCCGGTGCCGTCATTGCGCCGCTCGTGCGTTCGGCCGTCGAGAACGCGCTGCACTCGCCCCCGACGGCGGCGCAGTTCCCACCGGACCCCGACTTCCCTTGA
- a CDS encoding ATP-dependent Clp protease ATP-binding subunit → MFERFTDRARRVVVLAQEEAKMLNHNYIGTEHILLGLIHEGEGVAAKALESLGISLDAVREQVQDIIGQGQQQPTGHIPFTPRAKKVLELSLREALQLGHNYIGTEHILLGLIREGEGVAAQVLVKLGADLNRVRQQVIQLLSGYQGKEAVAVGGNDSAPDKGSQVLDQFGRNLTQAARDGKLDPVIGREKEMERVMQILSRRSKNNPVLIGEPGVGKTAVVEGLAQAIVRGDVPETLKDKQLYTLDLGSLIAGSRYRGDFEERLKKVTKEIRTRGDIITFIDEIHTLVGAGAAEGAIDAASILKPLLARGELQTIGATTLDEYRKHFEKDAALERRFQPVQVNEPSLPHAINILKGLRDKYEAFHKVSITDGAIVAAANLADRYVQDRFLPDKAIDLLDEAGARLRLSILSAPPELREFDERIAVVRGQKEAAIEDQDFEKAASLRDEEKKLLGERLRLEKQWKSGDVGTTGTVDEGLIAEVLAAATGIPVFKLTEEESSRLIFMEKALHQRVIGQEEAISVLAKTIRRTRAGLKDPKRPSGSFIFAGPTGVGKTELAKALAEFLFDDENALISLDMSEYGEKHTVSRLFGAPPGFVGFEEGGQLTEKVRRKPFSVVLFDEIEKAHPDIFNSLLQILEEGRLTDGQGRVVDFKNTVIIMTTNLGTRDITGTPIGFTSDTDTATGYDRMRGKVVEELKKHFKPEFLNRVDETIVFPQLSQSELLQIVDLFIKRLKDRLMDRDLTIELTQAAKEQLIKVGWDPSLGARPLRRAVQHEIEDALSEKILHGELNAGDHVHADFIDGQFVFTTSRQPGALEPEAEPAEIEA, encoded by the coding sequence ATGTTCGAGAGATTTACCGACCGAGCTCGTCGTGTTGTCGTCCTGGCCCAGGAAGAGGCCAAGATGCTCAATCACAACTACATCGGTACCGAGCACATCCTCCTGGGTCTCATCCACGAGGGTGAGGGTGTTGCCGCCAAGGCTCTCGAGTCGCTCGGCATCTCCCTCGACGCGGTGCGCGAGCAGGTGCAGGACATCATCGGCCAGGGTCAGCAGCAGCCGACCGGCCACATCCCCTTCACCCCGCGTGCCAAGAAGGTACTGGAGCTGAGCCTGCGCGAAGCGCTGCAGCTCGGCCACAACTACATCGGAACCGAGCACATCCTGCTCGGCCTCATCCGCGAGGGCGAGGGCGTCGCCGCACAGGTGCTCGTCAAGCTCGGCGCGGACCTCAACCGCGTGCGCCAGCAGGTCATCCAGCTGCTCTCCGGTTACCAGGGCAAGGAGGCTGTCGCCGTCGGCGGCAACGACTCGGCCCCCGACAAGGGCAGCCAGGTTCTCGACCAGTTCGGTCGCAACCTCACGCAGGCCGCCCGTGACGGCAAGCTCGACCCGGTCATCGGGCGCGAGAAGGAGATGGAGCGGGTCATGCAGATCCTCTCCCGCCGTTCCAAGAACAACCCCGTGCTGATCGGTGAGCCCGGCGTCGGAAAGACTGCCGTCGTCGAGGGACTCGCCCAGGCGATCGTGCGCGGAGACGTGCCGGAGACGCTGAAGGACAAGCAGCTCTACACGCTCGACCTCGGGTCGCTCATCGCCGGTAGCCGCTACCGCGGTGACTTCGAGGAGCGCCTCAAGAAGGTCACCAAGGAGATCCGCACCCGCGGCGACATCATCACGTTCATCGACGAGATCCACACCCTCGTGGGTGCGGGTGCTGCCGAGGGTGCGATCGATGCGGCGAGCATCCTGAAGCCGCTTCTCGCCCGTGGTGAGCTGCAGACGATCGGTGCGACCACGCTCGACGAGTACCGCAAGCACTTCGAGAAGGATGCCGCGCTCGAGCGCCGTTTCCAGCCGGTGCAGGTCAACGAGCCGTCGCTGCCCCACGCGATCAACATCCTTAAGGGACTGCGCGACAAGTACGAGGCGTTCCACAAGGTGTCCATCACCGATGGCGCGATCGTGGCAGCCGCGAACCTCGCGGACCGCTACGTGCAGGACCGCTTCCTGCCCGACAAGGCGATCGACCTGCTCGACGAGGCCGGCGCACGCCTGCGCCTCTCGATCCTGTCGGCACCGCCGGAGTTGCGTGAGTTCGACGAGCGCATCGCCGTCGTGCGCGGCCAGAAGGAAGCCGCGATTGAGGACCAGGACTTCGAGAAGGCAGCGTCGCTGCGTGACGAGGAGAAGAAGCTGCTCGGTGAGCGTCTCCGCCTCGAGAAGCAGTGGAAGTCCGGGGATGTCGGCACCACCGGCACGGTGGATGAGGGTCTCATCGCCGAAGTGCTGGCCGCAGCCACGGGCATCCCGGTGTTCAAGCTCACGGAGGAGGAGTCGAGCCGACTCATCTTCATGGAGAAGGCACTGCACCAGCGTGTGATCGGTCAGGAGGAGGCCATCTCGGTTCTCGCCAAGACGATCCGCCGCACGCGTGCCGGTCTCAAGGACCCGAAGCGTCCCTCCGGTTCGTTCATCTTCGCCGGCCCCACGGGTGTCGGTAAGACGGAGCTCGCCAAGGCGCTCGCGGAGTTCCTCTTCGACGACGAGAACGCGCTCATCTCCCTCGACATGTCGGAGTACGGCGAGAAGCACACGGTCTCACGACTGTTCGGTGCCCCTCCCGGATTCGTCGGATTCGAGGAGGGTGGCCAGCTCACCGAGAAGGTGCGCCGCAAGCCCTTCAGCGTGGTGCTGTTCGACGAGATCGAGAAGGCTCACCCGGACATCTTCAACTCGCTCCTCCAGATCCTGGAAGAGGGACGCCTGACGGATGGCCAGGGTCGCGTCGTCGACTTCAAGAACACCGTGATCATCATGACGACCAACCTCGGTACGCGTGACATCACCGGAACCCCGATCGGGTTCACGTCCGACACCGACACCGCCACCGGTTACGACCGCATGCGCGGCAAGGTCGTCGAGGAGCTGAAGAAGCACTTCAAGCCCGAGTTCCTCAACCGTGTCGACGAGACCATCGTCTTCCCGCAGCTGAGCCAGAGCGAACTGCTGCAGATCGTGGACCTGTTCATCAAGCGCCTCAAGGACCGCCTGATGGACCGCGACCTCACGATCGAGCTCACGCAGGCCGCCAAGGAGCAGCTCATCAAGGTGGGTTGGGACCCGTCGCTCGGTGCGCGTCCGTTGCGTCGCGCGGTGCAGCACGAGATCGAGGACGCCCTGTCGGAGAAGATCCTGCACGGCGAGCTCAACGCGGGCGACCACGTGCACGCGGACTTCATCGACGGCCAGTTCGTCTTCACGACGAGCCGCCAGCCCGGAGCCCTCGAGCCCGAGGCGGAGCCCGCCGAGATCGAGGCGTAG
- a CDS encoding pirin family protein — MSNLEKDPLELLVREDASDETPDPTGRTVEILEPRDVPLGGPRAMGVRRTLPQRARSLIGAWCFVDHYGPEAVEMDVPPHPHTGLQTVSWLFSGRIEHRDTVGSHAIINPGELNLMTAGRGIAHSEVSVPSPDPVVLHGAQLWIALPDSARHREPFFENVAPEPFALGEATARVFIGSLAGVSSPARVFTELVGAQLDIPAGATVTVPVERGHEHGVLVDAGDVTVDGASVPVSHLGYLPSGTDSITFVAQTDARLLLIGGTPLGEQIVMWWNFIGRDHDEIQRFRDEWQAGLSVHPGRFGILNGYDGNPLPAPQLPPIRLKPRG, encoded by the coding sequence GTGAGCAACCTCGAGAAGGATCCGCTGGAGCTACTCGTTCGGGAGGACGCCAGCGACGAGACACCGGACCCCACCGGTCGCACCGTCGAGATTCTCGAGCCGCGCGATGTGCCGCTCGGCGGACCGCGTGCGATGGGCGTTCGGCGCACACTGCCGCAGCGCGCCCGGAGTCTCATCGGCGCGTGGTGCTTCGTCGACCACTACGGGCCGGAAGCCGTCGAGATGGATGTTCCGCCGCATCCGCACACCGGCCTGCAGACGGTGAGCTGGCTCTTCTCCGGGCGCATCGAGCACCGCGACACCGTGGGCAGTCACGCGATCATCAACCCGGGCGAACTCAACCTCATGACCGCCGGGCGCGGCATCGCGCACTCGGAGGTCTCGGTGCCCAGCCCGGACCCCGTGGTGCTCCACGGCGCCCAGCTCTGGATCGCCCTCCCCGACAGCGCCCGCCACCGCGAGCCCTTCTTCGAGAACGTCGCGCCAGAACCCTTCGCTCTTGGGGAGGCGACCGCGCGCGTCTTCATCGGGTCACTCGCGGGGGTGAGCTCGCCGGCCCGGGTGTTCACCGAGCTCGTGGGCGCACAGCTCGACATTCCGGCCGGCGCGACCGTGACCGTACCGGTGGAGCGCGGCCATGAACACGGCGTTCTCGTGGACGCCGGGGATGTCACGGTGGACGGCGCATCCGTTCCCGTCTCGCACCTCGGCTACCTGCCGTCGGGCACGGACTCGATCACGTTCGTGGCGCAGACGGATGCCCGGCTCCTGCTCATCGGAGGCACCCCGCTCGGCGAGCAGATCGTGATGTGGTGGAACTTCATCGGTCGCGACCACGACGAGATCCAGCGATTCCGCGACGAGTGGCAGGCGGGGCTGTCGGTGCACCCGGGCCGGTTCGGCATCCTGAACGGCTACGACGGCAACCCATTGCCCGCCCCGCAGCTGCCGCCCATCCGGCTCAAGCCGCGCGGTTGA
- a CDS encoding aspartate aminotransferase family protein — MAGPTAYFDPARTPELDAATRDLVERRARAMGSAYRLFYGHPLQLVRGAGTRVWDADGREYLDAYNNVPSVGHSHPRVADAIARQAATLTTHTRYLAEPTVAYAEDLLSTLPPHIDNVMFTCTGSEANDLALKVAKIATGGTGIIVTENAYHGVTTEIAAISPSLGGPESLAPWVRTVPVEGDLGVSVRGAIAELQAAGIRPAALIVDTIFASDGAWPEVEGFADAVTAVHEAGGLFIADEVQPGFGRLGRGMWGFDRYRLAPDIVTVGKPMGNGHPIAAMMARHELVDAFNERSRYFNTFGGSSVSIAAAQATLDVLRDEKLIDNARDVGAYLLTGLTSTGLFEEVRGVGLFLGARLESEQRALATVNALRERGVLVATSGPANDTLKIRPPLPFSRADADRLMTELVALG; from the coding sequence ATGGCTGGCCCCACCGCGTACTTCGACCCCGCTCGCACACCCGAACTCGACGCGGCTACGCGTGACCTGGTGGAGCGCCGCGCCCGCGCGATGGGGTCCGCGTATCGCCTGTTCTACGGGCATCCGCTGCAGCTCGTGCGAGGTGCAGGCACTCGCGTGTGGGATGCCGACGGTCGGGAGTACCTCGATGCGTACAACAACGTCCCCTCCGTGGGGCACTCGCACCCCCGAGTTGCCGACGCGATCGCCCGACAGGCCGCGACCCTCACCACGCACACGCGCTACCTCGCCGAACCGACCGTCGCGTACGCCGAGGATCTCCTCAGCACGCTGCCGCCCCACATCGACAACGTCATGTTCACGTGCACCGGCTCTGAGGCGAACGACCTCGCCCTGAAGGTTGCCAAGATCGCGACCGGTGGCACAGGCATCATCGTCACGGAGAACGCCTACCACGGGGTGACCACCGAAATCGCGGCGATCTCGCCCTCGCTGGGCGGCCCCGAGTCACTCGCTCCGTGGGTGCGCACCGTCCCCGTGGAGGGCGACCTCGGTGTGTCGGTGCGCGGCGCCATTGCGGAGCTGCAGGCAGCGGGCATCCGCCCAGCCGCCCTCATCGTCGACACGATCTTCGCCTCCGATGGCGCCTGGCCCGAGGTGGAGGGCTTCGCGGATGCCGTGACCGCCGTGCACGAGGCCGGCGGGCTGTTCATCGCCGACGAGGTGCAGCCCGGCTTCGGGCGATTGGGACGCGGGATGTGGGGCTTTGATCGGTACCGTCTCGCCCCCGACATCGTAACGGTCGGCAAACCGATGGGCAACGGGCATCCCATCGCCGCCATGATGGCTCGGCACGAGTTGGTCGATGCGTTCAACGAACGGTCGAGGTACTTCAACACGTTCGGGGGCAGCTCCGTGTCGATCGCGGCGGCGCAGGCGACCCTCGACGTGCTGCGCGACGAGAAGCTCATCGACAACGCCCGCGACGTGGGCGCGTACCTGCTCACAGGACTCACGAGCACCGGGCTGTTCGAGGAGGTGCGCGGTGTCGGACTGTTCCTCGGAGCACGCCTCGAGTCGGAGCAGCGCGCCCTCGCCACGGTCAACGCGCTGCGCGAGCGCGGGGTGCTGGTCGCGACATCCGGGCCGGCCAACGACACCCTCAAGATCCGGCCACCCCTGCCGTTCTCGCGCGCCGACGCCGACCGCCTGATGACCGAGCTCGTGGCCTTAGGTTAG
- a CDS encoding alpha/beta hydrolase: MDPESRPMAFYAGLPYSDRDADLRLDVLAPPRELGAPLLPVVIYFHGGGWHEGDRGAAMHPWLSPQLASRGYVAISVSYRLSGTARWPAQYEDARDALLWVTDHAVDFGGDPARVGVWGFSAGAHLAAHLAVREPGLVKAAALAACPVELQAPGNGVDNEVTWLVGASPSADVLADLSPLTWVTPRSAPALIVHGTDDQVVDFSQGLTFRDALRAAGARVELLDIPGAGHEWADRPAQPEDQHGDFGMVAAQFFDAVL; the protein is encoded by the coding sequence ATGGACCCAGAGAGCAGGCCGATGGCGTTCTACGCCGGTCTGCCCTACAGCGATCGGGACGCTGATCTCAGACTCGATGTGCTCGCGCCGCCGCGGGAACTGGGCGCACCTCTTCTCCCCGTCGTCATCTACTTCCATGGTGGTGGATGGCACGAGGGTGACCGTGGTGCTGCAATGCATCCCTGGCTGAGCCCCCAGTTGGCGAGCCGCGGCTATGTCGCGATCTCAGTCAGCTACCGGCTGAGCGGCACGGCCCGCTGGCCTGCGCAGTACGAGGATGCCCGAGACGCGCTGCTCTGGGTAACCGACCACGCGGTCGATTTCGGCGGCGATCCCGCCCGCGTTGGCGTCTGGGGGTTCTCCGCCGGTGCGCATCTTGCCGCCCACCTCGCGGTCAGGGAGCCGGGCCTGGTGAAGGCAGCAGCGCTCGCTGCGTGCCCGGTAGAACTCCAAGCGCCGGGCAATGGAGTGGATAACGAAGTGACGTGGTTGGTGGGTGCCTCCCCCAGCGCGGACGTCCTTGCGGACCTGAGTCCTCTCACTTGGGTCACCCCGAGGTCGGCCCCCGCGCTGATCGTTCACGGCACCGATGATCAGGTCGTGGACTTTTCCCAGGGGTTGACGTTTCGTGACGCTTTGCGGGCAGCAGGCGCACGCGTGGAATTGCTCGACATTCCCGGCGCGGGCCACGAGTGGGCGGACCGTCCAGCGCAACCGGAAGACCAGCATGGCGACTTCGGAATGGTGGCCGCGCAGTTCTTCGACGCTGTTCTCTGA
- a CDS encoding helix-turn-helix transcriptional regulator has translation MTDDDAAEGPTGIHCRLDELLAERGMTVTRLSELVGVSVVNLSVLKNDRARAIRFSTLLAICEALECEVGDLLTVGSRP, from the coding sequence ATGACCGACGACGACGCAGCGGAGGGGCCAACGGGCATCCACTGCCGCCTCGACGAGCTGCTCGCGGAACGCGGGATGACCGTCACGAGACTGAGCGAGCTCGTTGGCGTGAGCGTCGTGAATCTGTCGGTACTGAAGAACGATCGGGCGCGTGCCATCCGGTTCTCCACGCTGCTGGCGATCTGCGAGGCGCTGGAGTGTGAAGTGGGAGACCTGCTCACAGTAGGCTCTCGGCCATGA
- the panC gene encoding pantoate--beta-alanine ligase, with amino-acid sequence MTAPLPRVITTVAEMREAIAAERAAGRTVALTPTLGALHDGHISHVIRAAELADVRVVSIFVNPTQFTQAEDLEKYPRTLDADVARLAEHGVDLVFAPSVDEMYPTGPTGVTVHAGEVGNTFEGKSRVGHFDGVLTVVAKLLGIVTPDIVTFGQKDAQQLFLVKRMVTDLNFATRVETIETVREPDGLAMSSRNRFLAPGERRAALALSAALEAAASASDRGIDSALAAAQGALAGTPLVELDYFAVVHPDTFRPVDDDYRGRAIAIVAARVGTTRLIDNESLRIG; translated from the coding sequence GTGACTGCTCCACTTCCTCGTGTCATCACCACCGTTGCTGAGATGCGCGAAGCGATCGCGGCCGAGCGCGCCGCCGGTCGCACGGTGGCCCTGACCCCCACGCTCGGCGCCCTCCATGACGGGCACATCTCCCACGTCATTCGAGCGGCAGAACTCGCGGATGTCAGGGTCGTCTCGATCTTCGTCAATCCGACGCAGTTCACCCAGGCCGAAGACCTCGAGAAGTACCCCCGCACCCTGGACGCGGATGTCGCGCGCCTCGCCGAGCACGGCGTCGACCTGGTGTTCGCGCCCAGTGTCGACGAGATGTACCCGACGGGCCCTACCGGTGTCACCGTTCATGCGGGAGAGGTGGGCAACACGTTTGAGGGCAAGTCGCGCGTCGGCCACTTCGACGGCGTGCTGACCGTGGTCGCCAAGCTGCTCGGCATCGTCACGCCCGACATCGTGACCTTCGGCCAGAAGGATGCCCAGCAGCTCTTCCTCGTGAAGCGCATGGTCACCGACCTCAACTTTGCGACCCGCGTCGAGACCATCGAGACCGTGCGCGAGCCGGACGGACTTGCCATGTCCAGCCGCAACCGGTTCCTCGCACCGGGGGAGCGGCGGGCGGCGCTCGCGCTCTCGGCTGCGCTGGAGGCCGCGGCATCCGCGAGCGATCGTGGGATCGACTCCGCGCTCGCCGCAGCACAGGGTGCCCTCGCCGGGACACCCCTCGTCGAGCTCGACTACTTCGCGGTCGTGCATCCCGATACGTTCCGCCCCGTCGACGACGACTACCGCGGTCGTGCGATCGCGATCGTGGCCGCCCGCGTCGGCACCACCCGTCTCATCGACAACGAGTCGCTGCGCATCGGCTGA
- the lysS gene encoding lysine--tRNA ligase, protein MTDETTPEPELTEEEVSQQKAVRLEKRERLIDSGAGAYPVGVDITTTIPEIRAKYPSLEPDTQTGDVVGLAGRVVHLRNTGKLCFAALQSGDGERIQAMISLAEVGEESLERWKDLVDLGDHVFVHGQVISSRRGELSILAKDWAIASKAIRPLPNLHTELSDEARMRSRYLDLIVREQARSTVRARAAVNASLRSTFGTHDYLEVETPMLQVIHGGASARPFVTHSNAFDTELYLRIAPELFLKRAVVGGIERVFEINRNFRNEGADSTHSPEFAMLEAYQAYGDYNQMADLTQELVQDAARAVTGGLVVTLADGTEYDLGGEWDRISMYDSLNAASGLSVTPQTPADELLAHAESLGIEVQHPTHGKLVEELWEHYVKPGLTKPTFVMDFPVDTSPLVRDHRSIEGLVEKWDLYVRGFELATGYSELVDPVIQRERFVEQALQASRGDAEAMRLDEEFLRALEHGMPPSGGMGMGIDRLIMAITGLGIRETILFPLVK, encoded by the coding sequence GTGACTGACGAGACGACGCCTGAGCCCGAGCTGACCGAAGAAGAGGTCTCGCAGCAGAAGGCGGTCCGCCTCGAGAAGCGCGAGCGTCTCATCGACTCCGGCGCTGGCGCGTACCCTGTCGGTGTCGACATCACCACGACCATCCCCGAAATTCGTGCCAAGTACCCGAGCCTCGAGCCGGACACCCAGACCGGGGATGTCGTGGGCCTCGCCGGTCGCGTCGTGCACCTGCGCAACACGGGCAAGCTGTGCTTCGCCGCACTCCAGTCCGGCGATGGTGAGCGCATCCAGGCCATGATCTCCCTCGCGGAGGTCGGCGAGGAGTCACTCGAACGCTGGAAGGACCTTGTCGACCTCGGTGATCACGTCTTCGTGCACGGCCAGGTCATCTCCAGCCGTCGCGGGGAGCTCTCGATCCTCGCGAAGGACTGGGCGATCGCCTCGAAGGCCATCCGCCCCCTGCCGAACCTCCACACCGAGCTCAGCGATGAGGCGCGGATGCGCAGCCGCTACCTCGACCTCATCGTGCGCGAGCAGGCGCGATCCACAGTGCGTGCGCGCGCCGCCGTCAACGCGTCGCTGCGCTCGACCTTCGGCACGCACGACTACCTCGAGGTCGAGACCCCGATGCTGCAGGTCATCCACGGTGGTGCCTCGGCTCGCCCGTTCGTCACCCACAGCAATGCCTTCGACACCGAGCTCTACCTGCGTATCGCTCCCGAGCTGTTCCTCAAGCGCGCGGTCGTCGGCGGCATCGAGCGCGTCTTCGAGATCAACCGCAACTTCCGCAACGAGGGTGCCGACTCCACGCACAGCCCCGAGTTCGCGATGCTCGAGGCCTACCAGGCCTACGGCGACTACAACCAGATGGCCGACCTCACGCAGGAGCTCGTTCAGGATGCCGCGCGCGCAGTGACCGGCGGGCTTGTGGTCACTCTTGCCGATGGCACCGAGTACGACCTGGGCGGGGAGTGGGACCGCATCTCGATGTACGACTCGCTGAACGCGGCATCCGGCCTGTCCGTCACCCCGCAGACGCCCGCCGACGAGCTGCTCGCTCATGCCGAGTCGCTCGGTATCGAGGTGCAGCACCCCACCCACGGCAAGCTCGTCGAGGAGCTGTGGGAGCACTACGTGAAGCCGGGCCTCACGAAGCCGACGTTCGTCATGGACTTTCCCGTCGACACCTCTCCGCTCGTGCGCGATCATCGGTCGATCGAGGGGCTCGTCGAGAAGTGGGACCTCTACGTGCGCGGCTTCGAGCTCGCCACGGGATACTCGGAGCTTGTCGATCCGGTCATCCAGCGCGAGCGTTTCGTCGAGCAGGCGCTGCAGGCGAGCCGGGGGGATGCCGAGGCCATGCGTCTCGACGAGGAGTTTTTGCGCGCACTCGAGCACGGTATGCCGCCGTCGGGTGGAATGGGCATGGGTATCGACCGCCTCATCATGGCGATCACCGGCCTCGGTATTCGCGAGACGATCCTGTTCCCGCTCGTCAAGTGA